The following are encoded in a window of Phaseolus vulgaris cultivar G19833 chromosome 3, P. vulgaris v2.0, whole genome shotgun sequence genomic DNA:
- the LOC137806844 gene encoding uncharacterized protein: MPKKVVISPQWVLWSIPMLHWRVGLLTALVLVGMVVIWSIDGCTIKSIIQVWRYQQDYLAVRFHTPNLTLVSPYSPVNFTLYEKPGNKSLLLERHTSWISSELEPNFTSNLIARWSARGGVPCKDSKAVEIAVPGLDGGEVIELSAGDVHEFGFQALDDSGNPRCLGGDYFEADLSGESWKSRPLVKDFSNGSYSILVQVHPDFDGVYNLTIILLYRHFEGLKFTPWRFSYDRMLRNVAIRFYKISVQLPELQACKASDFGRDVWSGRWTRHGKNDDCAIGNDGRYRCLGSDFPCKAPWCDGSLGILESNGWVYSTHCSFKLYSAESAWNCLKNRWIFFWGDSNHVDTIRNMLNFVLDLPEIPSVPRRFDMNFSNPKDPSQKVRITSIFNGHWNETQNYLGLDSLRDEGFQNLIKKYFTEDTIPDAVIMNSGLHDGVHWRNIRAFSVGADYAASFWTDVMKTVKQRGLAWPRVFYRTTVATGGYARSLAFNPNKMEAFNGVLLEKLKQAGVVSGVIDNFDMTFPWHFDNRCNDGVHYGRAPAKMKWRDGQIGHQYFLDLMLSHVLLNALCAR; the protein is encoded by the coding sequence ATGCCAAAGAAGGTTGTGATTTCGCCCCAATGGGTTCTATGGTCCATTCCAATGCTTCATTGGCGTGTTGGGTTGCTCACTGCTTTGGTTTTGGTTGGAATGGTTGTGATTTGGAGCATTGATGGGTGCACAATCAAGAGCATCATTCAAGTTTGGAGGTATCAACAAGACTATCTTGCTGTAAGGTTTCATACTCCTAATTTAACTCTCGTCTCTCCATACAGTCCTGTGAACTTCACTCTGTATGAAAAACCAGGCAACAAGTCCCTTCTACTTGAGAGGCATACTAGTTGGATTTCAAGTGAGTTAGAACCCAACTTTACATCAAATCTCATAGCTCGATGGTCAGCTCGTGGAGGTGTACCCTGTAAAGATTCTAAGGCTGTGGAGATTGCAGTTCCTGGGTTGGATGGTGGGGAAGTTATAGAGCTTTCTGCTGGTGATGTGCATGAATTTGGTTTTCAAGCACTGGATGATTCGGGGAATCCTCGTTGTTTAGGTGGGGACTACTTCGAGGCTGATCTTTCAGGGGAATCATGGAAATCTAGGCCTTTGGTGAAAGATTTCAGCAATGGTTCTTACTCAATTTTAGTGCAGGTTCATCCAGATTTTGATGGGGTTTACAATCTCACTATAATCCTGCTCTATAGACACTTTGAAGGTCTGAAGTTCACCCCATGGAGGTTTTCTTATGACCGAATGCTGCGAAATGTTGCAATCAGATTCTACAAAATCAGTGTTCAGCTACCAGAACTGCAGGCTTGCAAGGCTTCTGATTTTGGCAGGGATGTGTGGAGTGGAAGGTGGACAAGACATGGAAAGAATGATGACTGCGCCATAGGAAATGATGGCAGGTACAGGTGCCTTGGGTCGGATTTTCCTTGCAAAGCTCCTTGGTGTGATGGCTCCTTGGGAATTCTTGAGAGTAATGGTTGGGTGTATTCAACTCATTGCTCATTCAAGTTGTATTCTGCGGAGTCTGCTTGGAATTGCTTGAAAAACAGATGGATTTTCTTTTGGGGCGATTCAAATCATGTTGACACAATAAGGAATATGCTAAACTTTGTGTTAGACTTGCCTGAAATACCTTCTGTCCCCAGAAGATTTGACATGAACTTTTCCAACCCAAAAGATCCTTCTCAAAAAGTTAGAATTACAAGCATCTTCAATGGGCATTGGAATGAAACACAAAACTATCTGGGGTTGGATTCTCTGAGAGATGAAGGGTTTCAAAATTTGATAAAGAAATACTTCACAGAAGATACCATTCCTGACGCTGTGATCATGAACTCTGGCCTGCATGATGGCGTCCACTGGCGCAACATAAGAGCATTCTCTGTTGGAGCTGATTATGCAGCATCCTTTTGGACAGATGTTATGAAGACAGTAAAGCAAAGAGGGTTGGCGTGGCCAAGGGTGTTTTACCGGACTACGGTTGCAACTGGTGGATATGCAAGGTCACTAGCATTCAATCCTAACAAGATGGAGGCATTCAATGGTGTGTTGTTGGAGAAATTGAAGCAAGCAGGAGTTGTATCTGGTGTGATTGATAACTTTGATATGACATTTCCATGGCATTTTGATAACCGATGTAACGATGGAGTACACTATGGAAGAGCTCCAGCAAAGATGAAGTGGAGAGATGGCCAAATTGGACAtcaatatttcttggaccttATGTTATCTCATGTTCTTCTCAATGCCCTATGTGCAAGATAG